A window from Setaria italica strain Yugu1 chromosome VIII, Setaria_italica_v2.0, whole genome shotgun sequence encodes these proteins:
- the LOC105915020 gene encoding cysteine-rich receptor-like protein kinase 29 yields the protein MDTGSSTPSLLSTVPKDLSAAFLRDITDGFSTDREIGQGAFGTVYKGILPEGDCIAVKKLVDEDIYDKQFQNEITHLMNVCHENIVRIVGFCQEREKKVVEHNRRYIIVDSVERFICYEYLPNGSIDKCIFDDTLNWATRFKIIKGICQGLHFLHEGMETPTIHMSLQPANVLLDDRKVPKITDFGSSRVFGRADKSMMITQNPVGVIGYMAPEYLYRGEISTQADIYSLGLMIIEITTRKKNYSDDRDKSAQRFIDEVRQTWTDDVYILSKYSQLDAGLLQEVKACIQTGLKCVDIDRKRRPSISEIVRLLNAAW from the exons ATGGACACTGGTTCGAGCACGCCAAGCCTGCTGAGTACAGTGCCGAAGGATCTATCAGCAGCATTCCTGCGTGATATTACGGATGGTTTTTCCACTGACAGAGAAATAGGACAAGGGGCGTTTGGAACAGTTTATAAG GGAATCCTCCCAGAAGGGGATTGTATTGCTGTGAAGAAGCTTGTGGATGAGGACATATATGACAAACAATTTCAAAATGAGATTACGCATCTTATGAATGTCTGTCATGAAAATATTGTGAGGATAGTTGGCTTCTGCCAAGAACGTGAAAAGAAAGTTGTGGAGCATAATCGAAGATATATTATTGTAGACTCAGTTGAAAGATTTATCTGCTATGAGTATTTACCAAATGGGAGCATTGATAAGTGTATATTTG atgATACACTTAATTGGGCTACACGCTTCAAAATTATTAAGGGGATCTGCCAAGGTTTACATTTCCTACATGAGGGAATGGAAACACCTACAATTCATATGTCTCTTCAGCCTGCCAATGTATTGTTGGATGATAGAAAGGTGCCTAAAATTACAGATTTTGGTTCGTCGAGAGTCTTTGGTCGTGCTGATAAATCAATGATGATCACACAAAACCCTGTGGGAGTAAT TGGATACATGGCTCCAGAATATCTTTATAGAGGTGAAATCTCAACCCAAGCAGACATATATAGCCTAGGCTTAATGATAATCGAGATCACAACTAGGAAGAAGAATTATTCAGACGATCGAGACAAGTCTGCCCAGAGATTTATTGATGAA GTGCGCCAGACATGGACGGATGATGTGTACATTTTATCCAAATACTCCCAATTGGATGCAGGCTTACTGCAAGAAGTAAAGGCATGCATTCAAACTGGGCTTAAGTGTGTGGATATTGATCGCAAGAGAAGACCTTCCATATCTGAAATTGTTAGACTGCTCAATGCTGCATGGTAA